One Mycolicibacterium goodii genomic region harbors:
- the zwf gene encoding glucose-6-phosphate dehydrogenase produces the protein MIRTPSPVDPCDFVIFGGTGDLAARKLLPALYLRDRDGQLTGATRIIGVAKAGLDDAGYRNTVRTGLSRFVAAELLEDEVVDRFLSRLRFVSVDFTEPSDYAAIGAVLASPDGPPGHDIRVFYLACAPALFGPICGALGAQGLVTESSRVVLEKPIGRDLASARQINEAVGAVFAEHQIFRIDHYLGKESVQQLLVTRFGNTWLEPLWNSSRIDHVQITASESLGVGARGDYYDQSGALRDMLQNHLLQVLCLVAMEPPTHVNRESVRDEKRKVLEALDPLAAEDAGRDTVIGQYGPGLVDGEVVGSYRDDVANPDSRTETFVAVKAHIRNWRWAGVPFYLRTGKRMSQRFSEIVVQFKPVPLPMFPGIEGTSEPNRLIISLQPDEAIRLEMTAKEPGSGGRLRPVSLALNYTEAFAERSPDAYERLLMDVVRGDPTLFMRRDEVEAAWAWAEPILRHWQDSDRVPRTYPAGTDGPVDAATLIERDGRRWHGGAA, from the coding sequence GTGATTCGAACCCCCAGCCCGGTCGACCCCTGCGACTTCGTGATATTCGGAGGCACCGGCGACCTCGCCGCACGCAAGCTCCTGCCCGCCCTGTACCTGCGGGACCGAGACGGCCAACTCACCGGCGCGACCAGAATCATCGGTGTCGCAAAAGCCGGTCTCGACGACGCCGGATACCGCAACACGGTCCGCACCGGGCTCTCCCGGTTCGTCGCGGCCGAACTGCTCGAGGACGAGGTCGTCGACCGGTTCCTGAGTCGGCTGAGATTCGTCAGCGTCGACTTCACCGAACCGTCGGACTACGCGGCCATCGGCGCTGTCCTGGCATCCCCCGACGGGCCGCCCGGGCATGACATCCGGGTGTTCTACCTGGCATGTGCGCCGGCCCTGTTCGGGCCGATCTGCGGCGCTCTCGGCGCGCAGGGCCTGGTCACCGAGTCCTCGCGGGTCGTCCTGGAAAAGCCGATCGGACGAGACCTCGCCTCGGCCCGGCAGATCAACGAGGCCGTCGGCGCCGTGTTCGCCGAGCACCAGATCTTCCGTATCGACCACTACCTGGGCAAGGAGAGCGTGCAGCAGTTGCTGGTCACGCGCTTCGGCAACACCTGGCTCGAGCCGCTGTGGAATTCCAGCCGGATCGACCACGTGCAGATCACCGCGTCCGAATCGCTGGGCGTCGGCGCCCGCGGCGACTACTACGACCAGTCCGGCGCGCTCCGCGACATGCTGCAGAACCACCTGTTGCAGGTGCTCTGCCTCGTGGCGATGGAACCACCGACCCACGTCAACCGGGAATCCGTACGTGACGAGAAGCGCAAGGTGCTGGAGGCCCTCGATCCGTTGGCCGCCGAAGACGCCGGGCGCGACACCGTCATCGGACAGTACGGTCCCGGACTCGTCGACGGCGAGGTGGTCGGGAGTTATCGCGATGACGTCGCGAACCCGGACAGCCGCACCGAGACCTTCGTCGCGGTCAAAGCGCACATCAGGAACTGGCGCTGGGCCGGCGTGCCGTTCTACCTGCGCACCGGCAAACGGATGTCACAACGGTTCTCCGAGATCGTCGTGCAGTTCAAACCCGTTCCGCTGCCGATGTTTCCGGGCATCGAGGGCACGTCCGAACCGAACCGGCTGATCATCTCGCTACAGCCCGACGAAGCGATCCGGCTGGAGATGACCGCCAAGGAGCCCGGTTCCGGCGGGCGCCTGAGGCCGGTGTCGTTGGCGCTCAACTACACCGAGGCCTTCGCCGAACGCTCCCCCGACGCCTACGAACGGCTGCTCATGGACGTCGTGCGCGGCGACCCGACGCTGTTCATGCGTCGCGACGAGGTCGAGGCCGCATGGGCGTGGGCAGAGCCGATCCTGCGGCACTGGCAGGACTCCGACCGGGTGCCGCGAACCTACCCCGCAGGCACCGACGGACCCGTGGACGCGGCCACGCTCATCGAACGCGATGGCCGGCGCTGGCATGGAGGAGCAGCATGA
- a CDS encoding ROK family transcriptional regulator, with protein MPPPTTLVSPTAGEVFALIRDRGAITRGELGRLTGLSRTAVTARVAALEAGGLVIERDQASTGGRPAAQLTFNVDAGVVFSAAIGRSRTQLAVCNLAGSILAATDIDQEPGIAPDDLMPDLVKRLDTLLDESGRRGMRTFGVGLSLPGTVDQSSGASLDSPNMSGWDGVPLAPYFAGLTDAPVVIDNDANAIAVAERRGGYGEYDDMLVVKASTGLAAGIIMGGALQRGAVEAAGEFGHNKTAAAAGVHCRCGDTGCLEAIAGGWALVRALQRDGRSVNHLRDVVALAHSGDAEARRMIRESGRHIGEVLAAAVNLLNPAVLVIAGDMVGAYDLFVAGLRETLYGNATALATRTLQIVPSIHRERSSMVGCAANVLDRVLSPDEVDAAIDGT; from the coding sequence ATGCCGCCTCCCACGACATTGGTGTCGCCCACCGCAGGCGAGGTCTTTGCGCTGATCAGAGACCGAGGCGCGATCACCCGCGGGGAACTCGGGCGGCTCACCGGCCTGTCCCGCACCGCGGTCACGGCCCGCGTTGCGGCGCTGGAGGCCGGCGGCCTGGTGATCGAGCGCGATCAGGCGTCGACGGGCGGGCGGCCGGCCGCGCAACTGACGTTCAACGTCGACGCCGGTGTGGTGTTCTCGGCGGCGATCGGGCGCAGTCGCACGCAGCTCGCGGTCTGCAACCTCGCGGGCAGCATCCTCGCGGCCACCGACATCGATCAGGAGCCGGGGATCGCGCCCGACGACCTCATGCCCGACCTCGTCAAACGGCTCGACACGCTCCTCGACGAGTCGGGGCGTCGAGGCATGCGCACATTCGGTGTCGGCCTCAGCCTTCCCGGCACGGTCGATCAGAGCAGCGGCGCCAGCCTGGACTCCCCGAACATGAGCGGCTGGGACGGCGTGCCGCTCGCCCCCTACTTCGCCGGCCTCACCGACGCGCCGGTCGTCATCGACAACGACGCCAACGCCATCGCCGTGGCCGAACGCCGAGGCGGTTACGGCGAATACGACGACATGCTCGTCGTCAAGGCCTCCACCGGGCTGGCCGCCGGGATCATCATGGGCGGAGCGCTGCAGCGGGGCGCCGTGGAGGCGGCCGGGGAATTCGGGCACAACAAGACCGCTGCCGCGGCCGGTGTGCACTGCCGGTGTGGCGACACGGGCTGCCTCGAAGCGATCGCCGGCGGCTGGGCACTGGTGAGGGCGCTGCAGCGGGACGGCCGCTCGGTGAACCACCTGCGTGACGTCGTGGCCCTCGCCCACTCCGGCGACGCCGAGGCGCGGCGCATGATCCGGGAGAGTGGCCGCCACATCGGCGAGGTGCTCGCCGCCGCGGTCAACCTGCTCAACCCGGCCGTGCTGGTGATCGCCGGGGACATGGTCGGGGCGTACGACCTGTTCGTCGCGGGTCTCCGGGAAACCTTGTACGGCAACGCGACTGCGCTGGCCACCCGGACTCTGCAGATCGTGCCCTCGATCCATCGTGAGCGGTCGAGCATGGTGGGCTGCGCCGCCAACGTGCTCGACCGGGTGCTGAGCCCGGATGAGGTCGACGCCGCTATCGACGGCACCTGA